The following coding sequences are from one Anguilla anguilla isolate fAngAng1 chromosome 12, fAngAng1.pri, whole genome shotgun sequence window:
- the clns1a gene encoding methylosome subunit pICln isoform X1, whose protein sequence is MVLLKNVSPPSEGVRHEQAETTAVLDGKGLGSGTLYVAETRLSWFDGSGMGFSLEYPSISLHAISRDLSAYPQEHLYVMVNSKLSEESEMQEKDDEDNEDEDDDEEDKNSDDDSGPITEIRFVPSDKSALEPMFSAMCECQALHPDPEDEDSDDDFEGDEYDVEEAEQNHGDVPTFYTYEEGLSHLTVEGQATLNRLEGMLAQSVAQQYHMAGVRTDEASAEFEDGMEVDSESTVAGQFEDADVEHW, encoded by the exons ATGGTGTTGCTAAAGAATGTCTCCCCTCCCAGCGAAGGCGTTAGGCATGAACAAGCCGAGACCACAGCAGTCTTGGACGGCAAGGGACTTGGATCGGGCACCCTCTACGTCGCAGAAAC TCGTTTATCATGGTTCGATGGCTCTGGAATGGGGTTTTCCCTCGAATACCCTTCCATCAGTCTCCATGCCATATCAAGAGACCTGAGCGCCTACCCACAAGAGCACCTGTATGTGATGGTAAACTCGAAACTGAGCG AGGAATCTGAAATGCAAGAGAAAGACGATGAGGataatgaagatgaggatgatgatgaagaggacAAGAACAGCGATGACGACTCGGGCCCTATCACAGAGATTCGCTTTGTGCCCAGCGATAAGTCTGCAT TGGAACCCATGTTCTCTGCCATGTGCGAATGCCAGGCCCTGCACCCCGACCCAGAGGATGAAGACTCTGACGACGACTTCGAGGGCGACGAGTACGATGTGGAGGAAGCTG AACAAAACCACGGGGACGTCCCCACCTTCTACACCTACGAGGAGGGCCTGTCCCACCTGACGGTGGAGGGCCAGGCCACGCTGAACCGGCTGGAGGGCATGCTCGCCCAGTCCGTAGCGCAGCAGTACCACATGGCCGGGGTCCGGACGGACGAGGCCTCCGCAGAATTCGAAG ATGGAATGGAGGTGGACTCTGAATCAACGGTGGCTGGACAGTTTGAGGATGCTGATGTGGAGCACTGGTGA
- the clns1a gene encoding methylosome subunit pICln isoform X2, translating to MVLLKNVSPPSEGVRHEQAETTAVLDGKGLGSGTLYVAETRLSWFDGSGMGFSLEYPSISLHAISRDLSAYPQEHLYVMVNSKLSEESEMQEKDDEDNEDEDDDEEDKNSDDDSGPITEIRFVPSDKSALEPMFSAMCECQALHPDPEDEDSDDDFEGDEYDVEEAEQNHGDVPTFYTYEEGLSHLTVEGQATLNRLEGMLAQSVAQQYHMAGVRTDEASAEFEDGMEVDSESTVAGQFEDADVEH from the exons ATGGTGTTGCTAAAGAATGTCTCCCCTCCCAGCGAAGGCGTTAGGCATGAACAAGCCGAGACCACAGCAGTCTTGGACGGCAAGGGACTTGGATCGGGCACCCTCTACGTCGCAGAAAC TCGTTTATCATGGTTCGATGGCTCTGGAATGGGGTTTTCCCTCGAATACCCTTCCATCAGTCTCCATGCCATATCAAGAGACCTGAGCGCCTACCCACAAGAGCACCTGTATGTGATGGTAAACTCGAAACTGAGCG AGGAATCTGAAATGCAAGAGAAAGACGATGAGGataatgaagatgaggatgatgatgaagaggacAAGAACAGCGATGACGACTCGGGCCCTATCACAGAGATTCGCTTTGTGCCCAGCGATAAGTCTGCAT TGGAACCCATGTTCTCTGCCATGTGCGAATGCCAGGCCCTGCACCCCGACCCAGAGGATGAAGACTCTGACGACGACTTCGAGGGCGACGAGTACGATGTGGAGGAAGCTG AACAAAACCACGGGGACGTCCCCACCTTCTACACCTACGAGGAGGGCCTGTCCCACCTGACGGTGGAGGGCCAGGCCACGCTGAACCGGCTGGAGGGCATGCTCGCCCAGTCCGTAGCGCAGCAGTACCACATGGCCGGGGTCCGGACGGACGAGGCCTCCGCAGAATTCGAAG ATGGAATGGAGGTGGACTCTGAATCAACGGTGGCTGGACAGTTTGAGGATGCTGATGTGGAGCACTG A